A portion of the Misgurnus anguillicaudatus chromosome 16, ASM2758022v2, whole genome shotgun sequence genome contains these proteins:
- the LOC129422488 gene encoding transmembrane O-methyltransferase homolog isoform X2 yields MEKIDRLSGMSLLVVSLPLLPAVIMMTVRFCSPLLALCHRVYAGKHRKVCVTSTHAYVFSNCTHGQAQSVLMTFDLYSNTHPSLNIGPKKGEFLDDIVKREAPLRVLELGMHCGYASVRILRLLPPSGKLLTVEMDPLTADKGEEIILVVGFKNPQFQVLTCSSAEAISALSSYLGDSRLDLVLMDHDPEHYLPDLLALQRGKLLSSSCVLLINRAVTAGAKHLLEYVRDRPQSYSIATHIEGLIELQCHTAGDIK; encoded by the exons atggaaaaa ATTGATCGATTGTCAGGTATGTCGCTGCTGGTGGTCTCTCTGCCTCTCCTCCCGGCTGTGATTATGATGACTGTTCGGTTCTGCTCGCCTCTGTTGGCCCTGTGTCATCGAGTCTATGCCGGCAAACACAGAAAGGTCTGTGTCACCTCTACTCATGCTTATGTGTTCTCCAACTGCACCCATGGACAGGCCCAGAGTGTCCTGATGACCTTTGACCTCTATTCCAACACACACCCCTCTCTCAACATTGGCCCAAAGAAAG GTGAGTTTCTGGATGATATTGTAAAGCGTGAAGCTCCGTTGAGGGTTCTAGAGTTGGGTATGCACTGTGGCTACGCTTCGGTTCGAATTCTGCGCCTCCTCCCTCCGTCTGGAAAACTGCTGACCGTAGAGATGGATCCTCTGACGGCCGATAAAGGAGAGGAGATCATACTAGTGGTGGGCTTCAAAAACCCGCAG TTtcaggttctgacatgctcctCTGCTGAGGCCATCTCTGCTCTGTCCTCTTACCTCGGGGACAGTCGCCTGGACCTGGTCCTAATGGATCATGACCCTGAACATTATCTACCAGACCTGCTGGCCTTACAGAGAGGAAAGCTGCTGTCCAGCTCTTGTGTTTTGTTGATCAATAGAGCTGTAACAGCTGGAGCTAAACATCTGCTGGAGTATGTAAGAGACCGACCTCAGAGCTACAGCATCGCCACACACATCGAGGGATTGATTGAATTGCAGTGTCATACGGCTGGagatattaaataa
- the LOC129422569 gene encoding E3 ubiquitin/ISG15 ligase TRIM25 isoform X3, giving the protein MAEASILWARDQFSCSICLDLLKDPVTVPCGHSYCMSCITDYWDQDEDDDDDEDEGVYSCPQCRRTFTPRPVLGKNVVFAEMIEKLIKLQTPHPAPCYAGPGDVECDICNTERKHKAVKSCLECLESYCQSHFERHEEFRSGKRHKVTEATGSLQEMICPQHHKLLEIFCRTDKQCICMMCTVYEHKDHDTVSAEARRKEIEKNLMKTQKKLKQSIEQKQKDLQEVKEAVRSYKRSAQTAVEDCEIMFTELISSIEKSRSEVTQLIRDQEKTSVIPAEERLERLKQDIDDLRRRDAELEQLSHTHDHINFLKVFQALSAPPESTVSFTVSPVCSFNDIIKSVSKLKERLETICNQEVERISARGRDAYNSHHSLLTDSRIATHARETEEVIPVLETEEVVPVFETEEVTQACENQEVVSFWETEEVIQAWETQEVDPGLETEEVLQAWETEETIQVLETEEFVSFWETEEGIQAWETEEAVPVLASEEVIQAWETEEAVPGLETEEVIQAWESEEAVPFLETEGIVSFWETEEAVPVLETEEVIQAWETEEAVPDFETEEVVSFWGTEEVVSFWETEEADPVLETEDVIQACETEEANAILETEEECLFWEIEDEEVGSFWENEDEEVGSFW; this is encoded by the exons ATGGCAGAAGCCAGTATTTTATGGGCTCGGGATCAGTTCAGCTGTTCAATCTGTTTGGATCTACTAAAGGATCCAGTGACTGTACCATGTGGACATAGTTACTGTATGAGCTGTATAACAGATTACTGGGATCAGGATGAGGATGACGATGATGATGAGGATGAGGGAGTCTACAGCTGCCCTCAGTGCAGACGGACATTCACACCAAGACCTGTTTTAGGTAAAAATGTGGTGTTTGCTGAAATGATAGAGAAACTGATTAAACTTCAGACTCCTCACCCCGCTCCATGTTATGCTGGTCCTGGAGATGTGGAGTGTGACATTTGTAATactgaaagaaaacacaaaGCTGTGAAGTCATGTCTGGAGTGCCTTGAATCTTACTGTCAATCTCACTTTGAACGCCATGAAGAATTTCGCTCAGGTAAACGACACAAAGTGACTGAAGCCACTGGAAGTTTGCAGGAGATGATCTGTCCTCAGCATCATAAGCTTCTGGAGATTTTCTGTCGTACTGACAAGCAGTGTATTTGTATGATGTGTACAGTGTATGAACATAAAGATCATGATACTGTATCAGCTGAAGCAAGAAGGAAAGAGATAGAG AAAAACTTGATGAAGACGCAGAAAAAACTCAAGCAGAGCATCGAGCAGAAGCAGAAAGATCTTCAGGAAGTAAAAGAGGCTGTGAGGTCTTATAAG CGCTCTGCACAGACAGCGGTGGAGGACTGTGAGATCATGTTTACTGAGCTGATCTCATCCATTGAGAAAAGTCGCTCTGAGGTGACACAgctgatcagagatcaggaaaAGACTTCAGTGATTCCAGCGGAGGAACGACTGGAGCGACTGAAGCAGGATATTGATGATCTGAGGAGGAGAGATGCCGAGCTGGAGCAACTTTCGCACACACATGATCACATCAATTTCCTCAAG GTTTTCCAAGCTCTCTCTGCACCACCTGAATCTACAGTCAGCTTTACTGTCAGTCCTGTCTGCTCTTTTAATGACATTATTAAATCTGTCTCTAAGCTGAAAGAGAGACTGGAGACTATTTGCAACCAGGAGGTTGAAAGGATTTCTGCTAGAGGCAGAGACGCTTACAATTCACATCACAGTCTGCTCACAGACTCGCGCATAGCAACACATGCTAGAG AGACTGAAGAGGTCATTCCAGTCTTGGAGACTGAAGAGGTTGTTCCAGTTTTTGAAACTGAGGAGGTCACTCAAGCCTGCGAGAATCAAGAGGTTGTTTCATTCTGGGAGACTGAGGAGGTCATTCAAGCCTGGGAGACTCAGGAGGTTGATCCAGGCTTGGAGACTGAGGAGGTCCTTCAAGCCTGGGAGACTGAGGAGACGATTCAAGTCTTGGAGACTGAGGAGTTTGTTTCATTCTGGGAGACTGAGGAGGGCATTCAAGCCTGGGAGACTGAGGAGGCTGTTCCAGTCTTGGCGAGTGAGGAGGTCATTCAAGCCTGGGAGACTGAGGAGGCCGTTCCAGGCTTGGAGACTGAGGAGGTCATTCAAGCCTGGGAGTCTGAGGAGGCCGTTCCATTCTTGGAGACTGAGGGAATTGTTTCATTTTGGGAGACTGAGGAGGCTGTTCCAGTTTTGGAAACCGAGGAGGTCATTCAAGCCTGGGAGACTGAGGAG GCTGTTCCAGACTTTGAGACTGAGGAGGTTGTTTCATTTTGGGGGACTGAGGAGGTTGTTTCATTCTGGGAGACTGAGGAGGCTGATCCAGTCTTGGAGACTGAAGATGTTATTCAAGCCTGTGAGACTGAGGAGGCCAATGCAATCTTGGAGACTGAGGAGGAATGTTTATTCTGGGAGATTGAGGATGAAGAAGTTGGTTCATTCTGGGAGAATGAGGATGAAGAGGTTGGTTCATTCTGGTAG
- the LOC129422569 gene encoding uncharacterized protein isoform X4, whose amino-acid sequence MKTQKKLKQSIEQKQKDLQEVKEAVRSYKRSAQTAVEDCEIMFTELISSIEKSRSEVTQLIRDQEKTSVIPAEERLERLKQDIDDLRRRDAELEQLSHTHDHINFLKVFQALSAPPESTVSFTVSPVCSFNDIIKSVSKLKERLETICNQEVERISARGRDAYNSHHSLLTDSRIATHARETEEVIPVLETEEVVPVFETEEVTQACENQEVVSFWETEEVIQAWETQEVDPGLETEEVLQAWETEETIQVLETEEFVSFWETEEGIQAWETEEAVPVLASEEVIQAWETEEAVPGLETEEVIQAWESEEAVPFLETEGIVSFWETEEAVPVLETEEVIQAWETEEVVSFWETEEAVPVLETEEVIQAWETEEAVPDFETEEVVSFWGTEEVVSFWETEEADPVLETEDVIQACETEEANAILETEEECLFWEIEDEEVGSFWENEDEEVGSFW is encoded by the exons ATGAAGACGCAGAAAAAACTCAAGCAGAGCATCGAGCAGAAGCAGAAAGATCTTCAGGAAGTAAAAGAGGCTGTGAGGTCTTATAAG CGCTCTGCACAGACAGCGGTGGAGGACTGTGAGATCATGTTTACTGAGCTGATCTCATCCATTGAGAAAAGTCGCTCTGAGGTGACACAgctgatcagagatcaggaaaAGACTTCAGTGATTCCAGCGGAGGAACGACTGGAGCGACTGAAGCAGGATATTGATGATCTGAGGAGGAGAGATGCCGAGCTGGAGCAACTTTCGCACACACATGATCACATCAATTTCCTCAAG GTTTTCCAAGCTCTCTCTGCACCACCTGAATCTACAGTCAGCTTTACTGTCAGTCCTGTCTGCTCTTTTAATGACATTATTAAATCTGTCTCTAAGCTGAAAGAGAGACTGGAGACTATTTGCAACCAGGAGGTTGAAAGGATTTCTGCTAGAGGCAGAGACGCTTACAATTCACATCACAGTCTGCTCACAGACTCGCGCATAGCAACACATGCTAGAG AGACTGAAGAGGTCATTCCAGTCTTGGAGACTGAAGAGGTTGTTCCAGTTTTTGAAACTGAGGAGGTCACTCAAGCCTGCGAGAATCAAGAGGTTGTTTCATTCTGGGAGACTGAGGAGGTCATTCAAGCCTGGGAGACTCAGGAGGTTGATCCAGGCTTGGAGACTGAGGAGGTCCTTCAAGCCTGGGAGACTGAGGAGACGATTCAAGTCTTGGAGACTGAGGAGTTTGTTTCATTCTGGGAGACTGAGGAGGGCATTCAAGCCTGGGAGACTGAGGAGGCTGTTCCAGTCTTGGCGAGTGAGGAGGTCATTCAAGCCTGGGAGACTGAGGAGGCCGTTCCAGGCTTGGAGACTGAGGAGGTCATTCAAGCCTGGGAGTCTGAGGAGGCCGTTCCATTCTTGGAGACTGAGGGAATTGTTTCATTTTGGGAGACTGAGGAGGCTGTTCCAGTTTTGGAAACCGAGGAGGTCATTCAAGCCTGGGAGACTGAGGAGGTTGTTTCATTCTGGGAGACTGAGGAGGCTGTTCCAGTTTTGGAAACTGAGGAGGTCATTCAAGCCTGGGAGACTGAGGAGGCTGTTCCAGACTTTGAGACTGAGGAGGTTGTTTCATTTTGGGGGACTGAGGAGGTTGTTTCATTCTGGGAGACTGAGGAGGCTGATCCAGTCTTGGAGACTGAAGATGTTATTCAAGCCTGTGAGACTGAGGAGGCCAATGCAATCTTGGAGACTGAGGAGGAATGTTTATTCTGGGAGATTGAGGATGAAGAAGTTGGTTCATTCTGGGAGAATGAGGATGAAGAGGTTGGTTCATTCTGGTAG
- the LOC129422569 gene encoding E3 ubiquitin/ISG15 ligase TRIM25 isoform X2 → MAEASILWARDQFSCSICLDLLKDPVTVPCGHSYCMSCITDYWDQDEDDDDDEDEGVYSCPQCRRTFTPRPVLGKNVVFAEMIEKLIKLQTPHPAPCYAGPGDVECDICNTERKHKAVKSCLECLESYCQSHFERHEEFRSGKRHKVTEATGSLQEMICPQHHKLLEIFCRTDKQCICMMCTVYEHKDHDTVSAEARRKEIEKNLMKTQKKLKQSIEQKQKDLQEVKEAVRSYKRSAQTAVEDCEIMFTELISSIEKSRSEVTQLIRDQEKTSVIPAEERLERLKQDIDDLRRRDAELEQLSHTHDHINFLKVFQALSAPPESTVSFTVSPVCSFNDIIKSVSKLKERLETICNQEVERISARGRDAYNSHHSLLTDSRIATHARETEEVIPVLETEEVVPVFETEEVTQACENQEVVSFWETEEVIQAWETQEVDPGLETEEVLQAWETEETIQVLETEEFVSFWETEEGIQAWETEEAVPVLASEEVIQAWETEEAVPGLETEEVIQAWESEEAVPFLETEGIVSFWETEEAVPVLETEEVIQAWETEEVVSFWETEEAVPVLETEEVIQAWETEEAVPDFETEEVVSFWGTEEVVSFWETEEADPVLETEDVIQACETEEANAILETEEECLFWEIEDEEVGSFW, encoded by the exons ATGGCAGAAGCCAGTATTTTATGGGCTCGGGATCAGTTCAGCTGTTCAATCTGTTTGGATCTACTAAAGGATCCAGTGACTGTACCATGTGGACATAGTTACTGTATGAGCTGTATAACAGATTACTGGGATCAGGATGAGGATGACGATGATGATGAGGATGAGGGAGTCTACAGCTGCCCTCAGTGCAGACGGACATTCACACCAAGACCTGTTTTAGGTAAAAATGTGGTGTTTGCTGAAATGATAGAGAAACTGATTAAACTTCAGACTCCTCACCCCGCTCCATGTTATGCTGGTCCTGGAGATGTGGAGTGTGACATTTGTAATactgaaagaaaacacaaaGCTGTGAAGTCATGTCTGGAGTGCCTTGAATCTTACTGTCAATCTCACTTTGAACGCCATGAAGAATTTCGCTCAGGTAAACGACACAAAGTGACTGAAGCCACTGGAAGTTTGCAGGAGATGATCTGTCCTCAGCATCATAAGCTTCTGGAGATTTTCTGTCGTACTGACAAGCAGTGTATTTGTATGATGTGTACAGTGTATGAACATAAAGATCATGATACTGTATCAGCTGAAGCAAGAAGGAAAGAGATAGAG AAAAACTTGATGAAGACGCAGAAAAAACTCAAGCAGAGCATCGAGCAGAAGCAGAAAGATCTTCAGGAAGTAAAAGAGGCTGTGAGGTCTTATAAG CGCTCTGCACAGACAGCGGTGGAGGACTGTGAGATCATGTTTACTGAGCTGATCTCATCCATTGAGAAAAGTCGCTCTGAGGTGACACAgctgatcagagatcaggaaaAGACTTCAGTGATTCCAGCGGAGGAACGACTGGAGCGACTGAAGCAGGATATTGATGATCTGAGGAGGAGAGATGCCGAGCTGGAGCAACTTTCGCACACACATGATCACATCAATTTCCTCAAG GTTTTCCAAGCTCTCTCTGCACCACCTGAATCTACAGTCAGCTTTACTGTCAGTCCTGTCTGCTCTTTTAATGACATTATTAAATCTGTCTCTAAGCTGAAAGAGAGACTGGAGACTATTTGCAACCAGGAGGTTGAAAGGATTTCTGCTAGAGGCAGAGACGCTTACAATTCACATCACAGTCTGCTCACAGACTCGCGCATAGCAACACATGCTAGAG AGACTGAAGAGGTCATTCCAGTCTTGGAGACTGAAGAGGTTGTTCCAGTTTTTGAAACTGAGGAGGTCACTCAAGCCTGCGAGAATCAAGAGGTTGTTTCATTCTGGGAGACTGAGGAGGTCATTCAAGCCTGGGAGACTCAGGAGGTTGATCCAGGCTTGGAGACTGAGGAGGTCCTTCAAGCCTGGGAGACTGAGGAGACGATTCAAGTCTTGGAGACTGAGGAGTTTGTTTCATTCTGGGAGACTGAGGAGGGCATTCAAGCCTGGGAGACTGAGGAGGCTGTTCCAGTCTTGGCGAGTGAGGAGGTCATTCAAGCCTGGGAGACTGAGGAGGCCGTTCCAGGCTTGGAGACTGAGGAGGTCATTCAAGCCTGGGAGTCTGAGGAGGCCGTTCCATTCTTGGAGACTGAGGGAATTGTTTCATTTTGGGAGACTGAGGAGGCTGTTCCAGTTTTGGAAACCGAGGAGGTCATTCAAGCCTGGGAGACTGAGGAGGTTGTTTCATTCTGGGAGACTGAGGAGGCTGTTCCAGTTTTGGAAACTGAGGAGGTCATTCAAGCCTGGGAGACTGAGGAGGCTGTTCCAGACTTTGAGACTGAGGAGGTTGTTTCATTTTGGGGGACTGAGGAGGTTGTTTCATTCTGGGAGACTGAGGAGGCTGATCCAGTCTTGGAGACTGAAGATGTTATTCAAGCCTGTGAGACTGAGGAGGCCAATGCAATCTTGGAGACTGAGGAGGAATGTTTATTCTGGGAGATTGAGGATGAAGAA GTTGGTTCATTCTGGTAG
- the LOC129422569 gene encoding E3 ubiquitin/ISG15 ligase TRIM25 isoform X1, giving the protein MAEASILWARDQFSCSICLDLLKDPVTVPCGHSYCMSCITDYWDQDEDDDDDEDEGVYSCPQCRRTFTPRPVLGKNVVFAEMIEKLIKLQTPHPAPCYAGPGDVECDICNTERKHKAVKSCLECLESYCQSHFERHEEFRSGKRHKVTEATGSLQEMICPQHHKLLEIFCRTDKQCICMMCTVYEHKDHDTVSAEARRKEIEKNLMKTQKKLKQSIEQKQKDLQEVKEAVRSYKRSAQTAVEDCEIMFTELISSIEKSRSEVTQLIRDQEKTSVIPAEERLERLKQDIDDLRRRDAELEQLSHTHDHINFLKVFQALSAPPESTVSFTVSPVCSFNDIIKSVSKLKERLETICNQEVERISARGRDAYNSHHSLLTDSRIATHARETEEVIPVLETEEVVPVFETEEVTQACENQEVVSFWETEEVIQAWETQEVDPGLETEEVLQAWETEETIQVLETEEFVSFWETEEGIQAWETEEAVPVLASEEVIQAWETEEAVPGLETEEVIQAWESEEAVPFLETEGIVSFWETEEAVPVLETEEVIQAWETEEVVSFWETEEAVPVLETEEVIQAWETEEAVPDFETEEVVSFWGTEEVVSFWETEEADPVLETEDVIQACETEEANAILETEEECLFWEIEDEEVGSFWENEDEEVGSFW; this is encoded by the exons ATGGCAGAAGCCAGTATTTTATGGGCTCGGGATCAGTTCAGCTGTTCAATCTGTTTGGATCTACTAAAGGATCCAGTGACTGTACCATGTGGACATAGTTACTGTATGAGCTGTATAACAGATTACTGGGATCAGGATGAGGATGACGATGATGATGAGGATGAGGGAGTCTACAGCTGCCCTCAGTGCAGACGGACATTCACACCAAGACCTGTTTTAGGTAAAAATGTGGTGTTTGCTGAAATGATAGAGAAACTGATTAAACTTCAGACTCCTCACCCCGCTCCATGTTATGCTGGTCCTGGAGATGTGGAGTGTGACATTTGTAATactgaaagaaaacacaaaGCTGTGAAGTCATGTCTGGAGTGCCTTGAATCTTACTGTCAATCTCACTTTGAACGCCATGAAGAATTTCGCTCAGGTAAACGACACAAAGTGACTGAAGCCACTGGAAGTTTGCAGGAGATGATCTGTCCTCAGCATCATAAGCTTCTGGAGATTTTCTGTCGTACTGACAAGCAGTGTATTTGTATGATGTGTACAGTGTATGAACATAAAGATCATGATACTGTATCAGCTGAAGCAAGAAGGAAAGAGATAGAG AAAAACTTGATGAAGACGCAGAAAAAACTCAAGCAGAGCATCGAGCAGAAGCAGAAAGATCTTCAGGAAGTAAAAGAGGCTGTGAGGTCTTATAAG CGCTCTGCACAGACAGCGGTGGAGGACTGTGAGATCATGTTTACTGAGCTGATCTCATCCATTGAGAAAAGTCGCTCTGAGGTGACACAgctgatcagagatcaggaaaAGACTTCAGTGATTCCAGCGGAGGAACGACTGGAGCGACTGAAGCAGGATATTGATGATCTGAGGAGGAGAGATGCCGAGCTGGAGCAACTTTCGCACACACATGATCACATCAATTTCCTCAAG GTTTTCCAAGCTCTCTCTGCACCACCTGAATCTACAGTCAGCTTTACTGTCAGTCCTGTCTGCTCTTTTAATGACATTATTAAATCTGTCTCTAAGCTGAAAGAGAGACTGGAGACTATTTGCAACCAGGAGGTTGAAAGGATTTCTGCTAGAGGCAGAGACGCTTACAATTCACATCACAGTCTGCTCACAGACTCGCGCATAGCAACACATGCTAGAG AGACTGAAGAGGTCATTCCAGTCTTGGAGACTGAAGAGGTTGTTCCAGTTTTTGAAACTGAGGAGGTCACTCAAGCCTGCGAGAATCAAGAGGTTGTTTCATTCTGGGAGACTGAGGAGGTCATTCAAGCCTGGGAGACTCAGGAGGTTGATCCAGGCTTGGAGACTGAGGAGGTCCTTCAAGCCTGGGAGACTGAGGAGACGATTCAAGTCTTGGAGACTGAGGAGTTTGTTTCATTCTGGGAGACTGAGGAGGGCATTCAAGCCTGGGAGACTGAGGAGGCTGTTCCAGTCTTGGCGAGTGAGGAGGTCATTCAAGCCTGGGAGACTGAGGAGGCCGTTCCAGGCTTGGAGACTGAGGAGGTCATTCAAGCCTGGGAGTCTGAGGAGGCCGTTCCATTCTTGGAGACTGAGGGAATTGTTTCATTTTGGGAGACTGAGGAGGCTGTTCCAGTTTTGGAAACCGAGGAGGTCATTCAAGCCTGGGAGACTGAGGAGGTTGTTTCATTCTGGGAGACTGAGGAGGCTGTTCCAGTTTTGGAAACTGAGGAGGTCATTCAAGCCTGGGAGACTGAGGAGGCTGTTCCAGACTTTGAGACTGAGGAGGTTGTTTCATTTTGGGGGACTGAGGAGGTTGTTTCATTCTGGGAGACTGAGGAGGCTGATCCAGTCTTGGAGACTGAAGATGTTATTCAAGCCTGTGAGACTGAGGAGGCCAATGCAATCTTGGAGACTGAGGAGGAATGTTTATTCTGGGAGATTGAGGATGAAGAAGTTGGTTCATTCTGGGAGAATGAGGATGAAGAGGTTGGTTCATTCTGGTAG
- the LOC129422488 gene encoding transmembrane O-methyltransferase homolog isoform X4 — MSLLVVSLPLLPAVIMMTVRFCSPLLALCHRVYAGKHRKVCVTSTHAYVFSNCTHGQAQSVLMTFDLYSNTHPSLNIGPKKGEFLDDIVKREAPLRVLELGMHCGYASVRILRLLPPSGKLLTVEMDPLTADKGEEIILVVGFKNPQFQVLTCSSAEAISALSSYLGDSRLDLVLMDHDPEHYLPDLLALQRGKLLSSSCVLLINRAVTAGAKHLLEYVRDRPQSYSIATHIEGLIELQCHTAGDIK, encoded by the exons ATGTCGCTGCTGGTGGTCTCTCTGCCTCTCCTCCCGGCTGTGATTATGATGACTGTTCGGTTCTGCTCGCCTCTGTTGGCCCTGTGTCATCGAGTCTATGCCGGCAAACACAGAAAGGTCTGTGTCACCTCTACTCATGCTTATGTGTTCTCCAACTGCACCCATGGACAGGCCCAGAGTGTCCTGATGACCTTTGACCTCTATTCCAACACACACCCCTCTCTCAACATTGGCCCAAAGAAAG GTGAGTTTCTGGATGATATTGTAAAGCGTGAAGCTCCGTTGAGGGTTCTAGAGTTGGGTATGCACTGTGGCTACGCTTCGGTTCGAATTCTGCGCCTCCTCCCTCCGTCTGGAAAACTGCTGACCGTAGAGATGGATCCTCTGACGGCCGATAAAGGAGAGGAGATCATACTAGTGGTGGGCTTCAAAAACCCGCAG TTtcaggttctgacatgctcctCTGCTGAGGCCATCTCTGCTCTGTCCTCTTACCTCGGGGACAGTCGCCTGGACCTGGTCCTAATGGATCATGACCCTGAACATTATCTACCAGACCTGCTGGCCTTACAGAGAGGAAAGCTGCTGTCCAGCTCTTGTGTTTTGTTGATCAATAGAGCTGTAACAGCTGGAGCTAAACATCTGCTGGAGTATGTAAGAGACCGACCTCAGAGCTACAGCATCGCCACACACATCGAGGGATTGATTGAATTGCAGTGTCATACGGCTGGagatattaaataa
- the LOC129422488 gene encoding transmembrane O-methyltransferase homolog isoform X1, with amino-acid sequence MHFSVRWIRQHVTNVCGRLTVSHSLYHTQSRNTVFRSRSLIDRLSGMSLLVVSLPLLPAVIMMTVRFCSPLLALCHRVYAGKHRKVCVTSTHAYVFSNCTHGQAQSVLMTFDLYSNTHPSLNIGPKKGEFLDDIVKREAPLRVLELGMHCGYASVRILRLLPPSGKLLTVEMDPLTADKGEEIILVVGFKNPQFQVLTCSSAEAISALSSYLGDSRLDLVLMDHDPEHYLPDLLALQRGKLLSSSCVLLINRAVTAGAKHLLEYVRDRPQSYSIATHIEGLIELQCHTAGDIK; translated from the exons atgCACTTTAGTGTCAGGTGGATCAGACAGCATGTAACAAATGTGTGTGGCAGGTTAACAGTCAGTCACTCTCTCTATCACACACAGTCCAGAAACACAGTCTTTAGGTCAAGGTCACTG ATTGATCGATTGTCAGGTATGTCGCTGCTGGTGGTCTCTCTGCCTCTCCTCCCGGCTGTGATTATGATGACTGTTCGGTTCTGCTCGCCTCTGTTGGCCCTGTGTCATCGAGTCTATGCCGGCAAACACAGAAAGGTCTGTGTCACCTCTACTCATGCTTATGTGTTCTCCAACTGCACCCATGGACAGGCCCAGAGTGTCCTGATGACCTTTGACCTCTATTCCAACACACACCCCTCTCTCAACATTGGCCCAAAGAAAG GTGAGTTTCTGGATGATATTGTAAAGCGTGAAGCTCCGTTGAGGGTTCTAGAGTTGGGTATGCACTGTGGCTACGCTTCGGTTCGAATTCTGCGCCTCCTCCCTCCGTCTGGAAAACTGCTGACCGTAGAGATGGATCCTCTGACGGCCGATAAAGGAGAGGAGATCATACTAGTGGTGGGCTTCAAAAACCCGCAG TTtcaggttctgacatgctcctCTGCTGAGGCCATCTCTGCTCTGTCCTCTTACCTCGGGGACAGTCGCCTGGACCTGGTCCTAATGGATCATGACCCTGAACATTATCTACCAGACCTGCTGGCCTTACAGAGAGGAAAGCTGCTGTCCAGCTCTTGTGTTTTGTTGATCAATAGAGCTGTAACAGCTGGAGCTAAACATCTGCTGGAGTATGTAAGAGACCGACCTCAGAGCTACAGCATCGCCACACACATCGAGGGATTGATTGAATTGCAGTGTCATACGGCTGGagatattaaataa
- the LOC129422488 gene encoding transmembrane O-methyltransferase homolog isoform X3: MEKIDRLSGMSLLVVSLPLLPAVIMMTVRFCSPLLALCHRVYAGKHRKVCVTSTHAYVFSNCTHGQAQSVLMTFDLYSNTHPSLNIGPKKGEFLDDIVKREAPLRVLELGMHCGYASVRILRLLPPSGKLLTVEMDPLTADKGEEIILVVGFKNPQFQVLTCSSAEAISALSSYLGDSRLDLVLMDHDPEHYLPDLLALQRGKLLSSSCVLLINRAVTAGAKHLLEYVRDRPQSYSIATHIEGLIELQCHTAGDIK; encoded by the exons ATTGATCGATTGTCAGGTATGTCGCTGCTGGTGGTCTCTCTGCCTCTCCTCCCGGCTGTGATTATGATGACTGTTCGGTTCTGCTCGCCTCTGTTGGCCCTGTGTCATCGAGTCTATGCCGGCAAACACAGAAAGGTCTGTGTCACCTCTACTCATGCTTATGTGTTCTCCAACTGCACCCATGGACAGGCCCAGAGTGTCCTGATGACCTTTGACCTCTATTCCAACACACACCCCTCTCTCAACATTGGCCCAAAGAAAG GTGAGTTTCTGGATGATATTGTAAAGCGTGAAGCTCCGTTGAGGGTTCTAGAGTTGGGTATGCACTGTGGCTACGCTTCGGTTCGAATTCTGCGCCTCCTCCCTCCGTCTGGAAAACTGCTGACCGTAGAGATGGATCCTCTGACGGCCGATAAAGGAGAGGAGATCATACTAGTGGTGGGCTTCAAAAACCCGCAG TTtcaggttctgacatgctcctCTGCTGAGGCCATCTCTGCTCTGTCCTCTTACCTCGGGGACAGTCGCCTGGACCTGGTCCTAATGGATCATGACCCTGAACATTATCTACCAGACCTGCTGGCCTTACAGAGAGGAAAGCTGCTGTCCAGCTCTTGTGTTTTGTTGATCAATAGAGCTGTAACAGCTGGAGCTAAACATCTGCTGGAGTATGTAAGAGACCGACCTCAGAGCTACAGCATCGCCACACACATCGAGGGATTGATTGAATTGCAGTGTCATACGGCTGGagatattaaataa